One part of the Vitis riparia cultivar Riparia Gloire de Montpellier isolate 1030 chromosome 8, EGFV_Vit.rip_1.0, whole genome shotgun sequence genome encodes these proteins:
- the LOC117919744 gene encoding EEF1A lysine methyltransferase 1: MELNNGNCDSDDDTPRLSSEAMAALREFLSEQTQTHVDADAVSLVSEDWRLSQFWYDPQTAETVSKEVLTLCDSSDSLVRVACVACPTLYAYLKKIDPNVSLQLLEYDKRFEQYGSDFTFYDYNQPEELPPELKHAFQVVVADPPYLSKECLEKVAQTISFLARPGESFLLLLTGEVQRERAAELLGMHPCCFRPQHSNKLGNEFRLFTNYDPGMRLGGWDKQL; encoded by the exons ATGGAGTTGAACAACGGCAACTGCGACTCAGACGATGACACTCCGAGGCTGAGCAGTGAAGCCATGGCGGCTTTGAGAGAGTTCCTGAGCGAGCAGACTCAGACCCATGTCGACGCCGACGCAGTTTCTTTGGTTTCAGAGGATTGGAGGCTGAGCCAGTTCTGGTACGATCCCCAAACGGCCGAAACAGTGTCTAAAGAGGTTCTCACTCTTTGCGACTCCTCCGATTCTCTTGTTCGTGTCGCTTGCGTCGCTTGTCCCACCCTCTACGCCTATCTCAAG AAAATTGATCCTAATGTTTCTCTGCAACTTCTTGAGTATGACAAACGTTTTGAGCAATATGGAAGTGATTTCACATTCTATGATTATAACCAACCAGAAGAGTTGCCTCCAGAATTGAAGCATGCTTTTCAAGTTGTAGTGGCAGATCCTCCTTACCTG AGTAAGGAGTGCTTGGAGAAAGTCGCTCAAACAATTTCATTTCTAGCACGACCAGGAGAATCCTTCTTGCTTCTGCTCACAG GGGAGGTGCAGAGGGAAAGGGCTGCTGAGCTCTTGGGTATGCATCCATGTTGTTTCAGGCCTCAGCATTCAAACAAACTGGGAAATGAGTTTCGGTTGTTTACAAACTACGATCCTGGAATGAGATTAGGTGGGTGGGATAAACAACTTTAA